The nucleotide window TTTGAAAAACTTGATAGTAGTTTTTCTAAACTCTCAAATATTAACTTGATCAAATCAGGATTTAAGTACCTTGCTCCATGGGTTTCTAGTAAATTAGAAGTCGCAATTTCATTATCTTTTATACCGATTTGCCAATTAAAATAAATTATTATTAAAACCGTACAAGTTAAACCAGGCAAAGTTAAAATAGTATAACGCTTTAAAAAAGATTTAATTCTTGGCATCTCCATCTGCAAAGTTATCAGAAACGCCGCTATTAAAAGAAAACCACTCGCATAGCGAAATGAGATTAATAAAAAAATCCCGAAGCCTGCTATGATAGTATTAATCGACCCAATATAATTTCTAGGTGAAAATAATAGCAATAGAGTGATAAAAGGAACACCTGCCCACAGAAATATATCGGTTCCTTGAAAAGTCCACGGTGGAGTATAAAAAATTGGTAAAAGGATTGCAATAATTAAATGAATTGGTAAAAAAATTGAACCAATCTTGAGAGGAGATAAAAGGCATCGAGAGCTAATAACAGACCAGCCGAGCCAGCCCATAAAAGTTGTTAAGCCATAGATAATCTTAAGGGTAATCGCAAGTGGGATATTGAAAAAAAGAAAAGCTGATACCAACAGAGATAATCCTGGAGGGAAATGAGTTAAGTACTTTGAGACTGGAGGTTGATTAAGATCAAATTGAGAGGAGAAAGCATTTGTCAGTCCTGATCCTTCAACCAGTCGATAAGCTGCTTCCAGCTGCGTACTCAGATCCCCATGAATTCTTAGCGGTCCCAACAGCCTGATCAGGATGACCAAAGCTGTTGAGAGCAACATGATTCCAAAAACATTGCGGTTTCCTGCACTGAGGCGAAAGATTATAGTTTGTAGTTGGTTCATCGATTTAGAGAATCTCCATTTATCCAGGGGGATTTAGGATTGTACCGACTCAGGTCTACTCTGCTGCTTAGTCCGTTCCCAAGCAAAGCCCATAACGTTTGCTATTTGCGAGAGAAAAAATAAGCCGGAAATGAGGAGTTGAGGTTGAGAGGAAAGTTTGGTAAAAGGATAAGTCAATAAGTTGATATAGAAGGAGAGAGGTTCAACTTGTATCGACTTTGCTTCTCGTTTGGCACGAATTTGATGAAAGCAGAAAGCACCTCTACCGTAGTTAAAATGCTGTCGCCAAAAAGACCCTAATGTTAAGGTATGAGCGTGGTAAACTTCCATGGCGGGACTATAATACATGGTGAAACCATGATGCCGCCAACGATCACAAAATTCTCGGTCTTCTCCAGCAGCCAACGGAAAATGAGTCTCAAATCCTCCTACTTTATGGAAAAGTTGACGAGGCATAGCAAAATTATTGGAAGCAAAAAAGATAGAATTTCTCTGATCTTGATTGTAGTAGTCGTAAATATAGTCAATTAAGAGTTGACTTGCGGTTGAGTAAAGATTCTGAGATAAAGCATTGACGGTATGACCCCCAATGAGAGCTTGAGGACATTCATTACGGGCTGTTGCTACAGCTTGTAACCAATTCGCATCGGGCTGACAGTCATCATCAGTGAAAACCAAGTAATTTCCCCGAGCTTCGGCTGCGCCAGTATTACGAGCGCTGGCTGGACCGGCATTTTTCTGCTTAATCAAGCGTATAGCCAGCTGATCCGCAAATTGATCGGTAATTGGTTTTATCGGGATATGACTACCATCATCAACGACGATCACTTCGAAGCCTGTGCAAGGATAGTCTAACTGAGCAATGCTTTGCAGACACAGTTGTAAGCGCTCAGGGCGATTGTAAGTGGGAATAACAATCGAAAATTCAGGAGTTGTAATATCCATAATTCAAGCTTTGAGTACGGCAACAAAATCTGCATATAATTTCGTTAACTTGGAGATATAATTCTCCCTAAAAACAGAAAAATAGATTCTAGTCTTTTTTACGTTCAGTGAACAATCAATATTAAACATCATTGCTCTTGATGCTTTGCTCTAAAATTAACGCTTATACTCCATTTGCTTTAATTATTAAATGTTCAACATAAAAAAGCAATAAAAAATGAGAGCAAATGTCCAGAAAGTATCAGTGATTACTTTTTATTCAGTAAACCTTAAAGTCACAAAAATTGATTGATCTGATCAATCGATTTTTGATATTATTTAAAACAGAATGAAGATACTTTCCCATAAGAATTTTGCAAGCATAAACTTACAATTAAGAAGAAAATGCACTTGACACTAAATATCAAGCAAAACTATACTCATTACTTAAGTAAGTACAGCCTAGGGGGATGATTAAGCTTTTAGAATTATTAAATCCTAATTAAGCTTAACCCTTTTATTGGGTCTTCATTCTTTATTAATAGTAATGTCAATATCTGTTGTGATTCCTGTTTATAACGGTGGAGAGAGCTTTCGTCATTGCTTAGCCAGCATCAACGAAAGTGTCCTTCCTCCTGATGAGGTGATTGTTGTGTGTGATGGCGATACCGATGGATCTTGGCAAGTAGCAGAAGCCTTTGGGGTAAAAGTACTACAGTTACCAACGTCTGGAGGGCCAGCCAGAGCAAGAAATCTAGGAGCAAAAGCAGCTCAAAGTGATTTACTATTTTTCATTGATGCTGATGTTGCACTCCATCCTCAAGCTTTGCGCCTGATTGAACAACAATTCCAAAAAGAACCTGATCTGGCAGCATTGATTGGATCTTATGATGATGCACCAGGTGCTCATAACTTCTTGTCTCAGTACAAAAACTTATTTCATCATTATACTCATCAAATTTCTGCGGAAGTCGCATCAACTTTTTGGGGAGCTTGCGGCGCCATTCGTAGGGATGCGTTTGAATCCGTAGGCGGGTTTGATGAGCGTTATCGCCAACCTTGCATTGAAGATATAGAGCTCGGTTACCGACTGAAACGGCAAGGCTACTCCATTCGGCTTTGTAAGAATATTCAAGTCAAGCATCTTAAGCGATGGGAACCCATTTCTTTACTCAAAGCAGAAATTTTTTACCGCGCTTTACCTTGGACGGAATTAATGTTGCGCGATCGCTGCTTCGGGACTGACTTAAACTTAAGCTATGCCAACCGCTTCAGTGTCGTGTTGGTTTTTGCACTTCTGGGCAGTTTGGTTATCAGTGGACTCACACCTGGGTTCTATTACGTCAGTATCGCCTTAGTTCTAGCGCTCATTGCCATCAACCAGGAGGTTTACCGCTTTTTTTACAGCAAGCGGGGTTTAGTTTTTACGCTGCAAGTCATTCCTTGGCACTGGCTCTATTTCTTTTACGGAGGAGCGACCTTTGCTTATGGCGTGAGCAAACACTATTTTTTGCAAATTTTACAGGGATTACCACGACAAAACCCTGGCAAAGTTGGATAGATCGTTTGCCAGTTCTGGTAAGAATTACAGCTCTATAAGTTTTTCTTTGACGTGTAATTTTCTCAAATTTCTCACATTTGTTTTTCAAGGTGAATGTATAAGTACTTTTCTTATTCAAACCCTGATTAAAGCCCGAAATTGCCCACACTATACTTAAGCCAAATTAACTAGGCCTGAACTCCTCTAACTCCTCTTCTGTAATTATTATCGGCGGTGGTCCAGCAGGTTTGACAGCCGGATATGAATTAGTCAAGCATGGCGTCAACTCGATTGTTTTAGAAAAATCGAATCAAGTCGGAGGCATTTCTCGCACAGAAACTTATAAAGGTTATCGTTTTGACATTGGTGGACATCGCTTTTTTACGAAAGTGGGCGAAGTACAAACGATTTGGCAAGAAATTTTGGGAGACGACTTCATTCAAGTGCCAAGATTATCACGAATTTACTATGGTGGTAAATTCTACGACTATCCCCTATCTATAGTCAAAACTTTACGTAACCTAGGTCCATTTCAAAGTTCATTAATTCTAATGAGCTATCTCAAAGCTAAACTAAGAAAACGGCTCAATCCCGAATTCAAAGCAGATACGCTTGAAGATTGGGTAATTGACTGTTTTGGAGAGCGGCTTTACCGCATTTTTTTCAAAACTTATACAGAAAAGGTGTGGGGAATTCCTTGCCATAAAATTCGTGCCGACTGGGCAGCCCAGCGCATTCAAAATATGTCTCTCAAGCGGGTTGTGCTCAATACTTTATTTGGCGGTCAAGATGCCAAAAGCCTGATTAAAACCTTCGACTATCCTCGTTTAGGACCCGGTATGATGTGGGAACGCTGCCAAGAGAAACTCGAAGCAAGAGGAACACCGGTTCATCTGAATACAGAGGTAGTACGAGTGGAGCGAGAAGGAATGCGCATCACTAAAGTCATCGCAAAACAGGGCAATTCCACTTTTGAGTTAGAGGCCAACCACTTGATTAACTCGATGCCAATCTCCCTGTTAGTGCGTCGCCTTGATCCTCTCCCTCCAGAAGAAATTTTAGCAGCTGCACAAGGGCTGAAATATCGAGACTTTCTGATTGTCGCCCTAGTGGTGAATCGGGAACATTTATTTCCCGATAACTGGCTTTACATTCATAGTCCTGATTACAAAGTGGGTCGCATTCAAAACTTCAAGAACTGGAGTCCAGAGATGGTTCCTGATGCTAGCAAAACTTGCTTGGGAATGGAATATTTCTGTAGCGAAGGCGATCATCTGTGGGAAAGGTCAGAAGCTAGCTTAATTCAGTTAGCTTCCCAAGAAATTGTCAAGCTCGATTTAGGGGTTGAAGAAGGCGACGTGGAAGATGGCTGTGTGATTCGCCAACGTAAAGCTTATCCAGTTTATGACGGGGAGTATCGCCAGCACCTCCAAGTGTTGCAAGACTATCTCGAAATGTTTGAAAACTTGCAAACTGTTGGGCGTAACGGAATGCATCGCTACAACAACCAGGACCATTCAATGTTGACCGCTTTGCTCGCAGCCAGGAATATTGTTGGTGAAGAACATGATATTTGGAATGTGAATGTTGAGCGCTCTTACCACGAGAATTTTACCGATGAAGAGTGGTCAAAGCTTAAGCAGGAATCTTCTAACTCAAGCAATGATCCGGTTTCGGTTTCATCTGTGTCTTAGACTGGTTTAGGTAAAGTGCTATGGAAAATTCTGATTATTCATTTGTTTCAGTGATCATTCCAGTCTTTAATGATGCGGAGCGACTGCAAATTTGCTTAAAAGCGCTGGCTGAGCAAACTTATTCTCAGTCACAGTATGAAGTGATTGTAATTGACAACGGTTCTGATGATGCAGCCCAAGTGAAAGCAGTTGTTGCTGAATTTGAATTCGCGATCGCGACTCAAGAATCGACCCCTGGCTCTTATGCCGCTCGTAACAAGGGTCTTTCTATCGCTAAGGGAAGCATCATTGCATTTACCGATTCCGATTGTATTCCCGCACCCAACTGGCTAGAACAAGGCGTTCATCACTTATCTCATTCCCCCAATTGTGGACAAGTGATCGGCAAAGTGGATCTATTTTTCAAAGATCCGCAAAAGCCAACCCCCGTCGAACTTTATGAAAGTATGACAGCCTTTCCCCAAGAAAAGCTCTTAAAAAACTTTCACGGCGGGGCAACGGCTAATGTCTTTACCTGGCGCTCTGTCATTGAAAAAGTCGGTCCATTTAACACCCAACTGAAATCCAATGGGGATCTCGAATGGGGAAGGCGAGTCTTTGAAGCCGGATATCAGCAAATTTATGTGGCTGATGTCGAAGTCAAGCATCCGGCGCGTCAGGGTTGGAAACAACTCCATCAACGCACAATTCGTTTAGCCGGTGGCGTTTATGATCTACATGTGCGTTCAAAAAACTCTTTTCTGGCTCGCCAGAGAATGTTTGCTCGCCTATTACTAGATGACCTCACTCCACCAGTCAACTTCATGATCAATGCTTTTAGAACCTCTCAATTGAACCACTGGCATCATCGCATTGTTGTTTCTCTGGTGATTTTCTATGTCAGGTACATCAGCGCGTGGGAGAAAATGCGACTGAACTTGGGAGGAATATCCCTTCGGGGTTAGGAGGAAATTTATGCGGATTGCTTTCATTGTTGGTCAATTTCCCATGCTCTCAGAGACATTTATTCTTAACCAAATTACAGGAGTTATTGAGCAAGGGCATGAAGTTGATATTTACACTGAATATTGGGGGGATTGTTCTTGCGTTCATCCTGATGTTCATAAATTCCAATTACTAGAACGAACTTATTTACTACCATCAATTCCTAATAATTTGTTCTGGCGACTGAGTAAAGGAATTGCCTTATTTCTAACTCACTTTCACCAATCTCCTCGCTTGTTATTATCGACACTTAATCTAAGAAAACATGGTTTACTTTCCGGAGGATTATGGCTTTTATATTCTGCCATTCCTTTAATGAATAAACCAACTTATGATATTGTTCACTGCCAATTTGCTACTCAAGGCTATCGCGGAATGTTCTTCAAAGCCCTGTTGCGTCCTCAGCCAAAGTTAATTATCACGTTTCGCGGACATGATATTAGTTGCTATGTTCAAAAACAGGGTAAACATGTTTATGATGACCTTTTTCAAGCCGGGGACTTTTTCCTGGTGAATTGCGAGTTCTTCCGACAGCGAGTCATTCATTTAGGTGCCGATCCAGCGCGGACTCAGGTTCACTTTTCCGGGTTAGATTGTAAGAAATTTCCGTTTCAAAGTCGTCAAGCTGAACCAACAATTCAAATTACGACCATTGGCAGACTGGTAGAAAAGAAAGGAATTGAGTATGCGATTCGCGCTGTTGCTCAAAAAATTCAACAATATCCCAATCTAAAGTATCAAATTATCGGTGATGGACCGCTCAAAGAGCATTTACAGTGTTTAATTCATGACTTAGGTGCTGAAGAATCAATCGCGCTATTAGGTTGGAAAAACGAGCAAGAAATTATTGAAATTCTAAACCAATCCCATCTTTTTATCGCCCCCAGTGTTACAGCAGCGGATGGGAACCAAGATGCTCCGATTAATGTTTTAAAGGAAGCGATGGCGATGGGACTTCCTGTGATTAGTACCCATCATGGTGGAATTCCTGAGTTAGTCCAAGATGGCGTTTCTGGTTTTTTAGTTCCCGAACGCGATGTGGATGCCCTTGCCAGCAAACTGGAGCAATTAATTCAAAATCCGCAGTGGTGGGAAGAAATGGGCAAAGCGGGGCGCGCGTATGTGGAGGAACATTTCGATCTAGAACAATTAAATCAGCGATTGCTACAGCTCTACGAGCAATTAGTTAATGACTCTTCGATTCAAGAAAGACCCTTAGTAGAGTCTGCTATTCGTTCCACGCCCCCTTAAAAATTTTGCAATTCATTACGTCTTAAGCCTAGTTTCTAAAAAATTATGAGGTATTGATTAAAGATGACAGAGCCGATAGTAACAATTGTAGTTGTTCCCCGAGAACGGTTTAGCTATGCTCAAACTTCCCTGGAAAGTATCTATGAGCACACTCAGATTCCGTTTAAGCTGGTGTATGTAGATGGTAATTCTCCGTGTTCAGTGAGCGAGTATTTACAAGCGCAAGCAAAAGTCCATC belongs to Cyanobacteria bacterium GSL.Bin1 and includes:
- a CDS encoding glycosyltransferase encodes the protein MENSDYSFVSVIIPVFNDAERLQICLKALAEQTYSQSQYEVIVIDNGSDDAAQVKAVVAEFEFAIATQESTPGSYAARNKGLSIAKGSIIAFTDSDCIPAPNWLEQGVHHLSHSPNCGQVIGKVDLFFKDPQKPTPVELYESMTAFPQEKLLKNFHGGATANVFTWRSVIEKVGPFNTQLKSNGDLEWGRRVFEAGYQQIYVADVEVKHPARQGWKQLHQRTIRLAGGVYDLHVRSKNSFLARQRMFARLLLDDLTPPVNFMINAFRTSQLNHWHHRIVVSLVIFYVRYISAWEKMRLNLGGISLRG
- a CDS encoding NAD(P)-binding protein, whose protein sequence is MNSSNSSSVIIIGGGPAGLTAGYELVKHGVNSIVLEKSNQVGGISRTETYKGYRFDIGGHRFFTKVGEVQTIWQEILGDDFIQVPRLSRIYYGGKFYDYPLSIVKTLRNLGPFQSSLILMSYLKAKLRKRLNPEFKADTLEDWVIDCFGERLYRIFFKTYTEKVWGIPCHKIRADWAAQRIQNMSLKRVVLNTLFGGQDAKSLIKTFDYPRLGPGMMWERCQEKLEARGTPVHLNTEVVRVEREGMRITKVIAKQGNSTFELEANHLINSMPISLLVRRLDPLPPEEILAAAQGLKYRDFLIVALVVNREHLFPDNWLYIHSPDYKVGRIQNFKNWSPEMVPDASKTCLGMEYFCSEGDHLWERSEASLIQLASQEIVKLDLGVEEGDVEDGCVIRQRKAYPVYDGEYRQHLQVLQDYLEMFENLQTVGRNGMHRYNNQDHSMLTALLAARNIVGEEHDIWNVNVERSYHENFTDEEWSKLKQESSNSSNDPVSVSSVS
- a CDS encoding glycosyltransferase, with amino-acid sequence MSISVVIPVYNGGESFRHCLASINESVLPPDEVIVVCDGDTDGSWQVAEAFGVKVLQLPTSGGPARARNLGAKAAQSDLLFFIDADVALHPQALRLIEQQFQKEPDLAALIGSYDDAPGAHNFLSQYKNLFHHYTHQISAEVASTFWGACGAIRRDAFESVGGFDERYRQPCIEDIELGYRLKRQGYSIRLCKNIQVKHLKRWEPISLLKAEIFYRALPWTELMLRDRCFGTDLNLSYANRFSVVLVFALLGSLVISGLTPGFYYVSIALVLALIAINQEVYRFFYSKRGLVFTLQVIPWHWLYFFYGGATFAYGVSKHYFLQILQGLPRQNPGKVG
- a CDS encoding glycosyltransferase produces the protein MRIAFIVGQFPMLSETFILNQITGVIEQGHEVDIYTEYWGDCSCVHPDVHKFQLLERTYLLPSIPNNLFWRLSKGIALFLTHFHQSPRLLLSTLNLRKHGLLSGGLWLLYSAIPLMNKPTYDIVHCQFATQGYRGMFFKALLRPQPKLIITFRGHDISCYVQKQGKHVYDDLFQAGDFFLVNCEFFRQRVIHLGADPARTQVHFSGLDCKKFPFQSRQAEPTIQITTIGRLVEKKGIEYAIRAVAQKIQQYPNLKYQIIGDGPLKEHLQCLIHDLGAEESIALLGWKNEQEIIEILNQSHLFIAPSVTAADGNQDAPINVLKEAMAMGLPVISTHHGGIPELVQDGVSGFLVPERDVDALASKLEQLIQNPQWWEEMGKAGRAYVEEHFDLEQLNQRLLQLYEQLVNDSSIQERPLVESAIRSTPP
- a CDS encoding glycosyltransferase translates to MDITTPEFSIVIPTYNRPERLQLCLQSIAQLDYPCTGFEVIVVDDGSHIPIKPITDQFADQLAIRLIKQKNAGPASARNTGAAEARGNYLVFTDDDCQPDANWLQAVATARNECPQALIGGHTVNALSQNLYSTASQLLIDYIYDYYNQDQRNSIFFASNNFAMPRQLFHKVGGFETHFPLAAGEDREFCDRWRHHGFTMYYSPAMEVYHAHTLTLGSFWRQHFNYGRGAFCFHQIRAKREAKSIQVEPLSFYINLLTYPFTKLSSQPQLLISGLFFLSQIANVMGFAWERTKQQSRPESVQS